Proteins encoded together in one Drosophila albomicans strain 15112-1751.03 chromosome 2R, ASM965048v2, whole genome shotgun sequence window:
- the LOC117574257 gene encoding uncharacterized protein LOC117574257: MDKICKFLCIDLCDLVNYLFHDDDEPESVEKKNETTTSGHNYPPRLITYDAEELGEPRLIRFSDLNENLVELLMAQSEEEEREEKNCQVKEKKSQVKQKKAHMEECDQDKEDDCQMKCEMRSQKNRTRQPKCKTAQKKPRKAACKSPRRECKPKIECDVDNEFETRKWKEQLKWAQLNKLLTDAFAALCPGEQLSKKSLKFLETSAKRIHTRFINSDTAKEKALPPELKVWECLQPMQKFRYYWEALTKNELQPSPYANFREVFIKRYRRTYGDTHNLHSKVFHCWRMQKCNEQLPFILNALLYQISIGTVDPFDSSSIRGLINLWSRQPLPMRGKGSIDKCLSGCFE, translated from the coding sequence atggataaaatatgtaaatttttatgtATCGATCTCTGTGACTTGGTAAACTATTTGTTCCATGACGATGATGAACCAGAAAGCGTTGAAAAGAAGAATGAAACAACAACTAGCGGACATAATTATCCACCTCGTCTTATCACCTACGATGCTGAGGAACTTGGGGAACCGCGTCTCATACGCTTCTCAGATCTAAATGAGAACTTGGTGGAACTCTTGATGGCGCagagcgaagaagaagaaagagaggAAAAAAATTGTCAGGTAAAGGAGAAAAAGTCCCAGGTGAAGCAGAAAAAGGCCCACATGGAAGAGTGTGACCAGGATAAAGAGGATGACTGTCAGATGAAATGCGAAATGAGAAGCCAAAAGAATCGAACCAGGCAACCAAAGTGCAAAACCGCTCAGAAAAAACCTCGGAAGGCAGCCTGCAAATCGCCTCGCAGAGAGTGCAAACCAAAAATCGAATGCGACGTGGATAATGAGTTCGAGACACGCAAATGGAAGGAACAATTGAAGTGGGCGCAGCTCAATAAGCTACTAACCGATGCCTTTGCAGCTTTATGCCCAGGCGAACAACTTAGTAAGAAAAGTCTTAAGTTTCTAGAGACCTCCGCCAAGAGAATTCACACACGTTTTATCAACTCGGACACTGCGAAAGAAAAAGCTTTGCCACCGGAACTGAAAGTGTGGGAATGTCTGCAGCCAATGCAAAAGTTTCGCTACTATTGGGAGGCACTGACCAAAAATGAATTGCAACCTTCGCCGTATGCAAATTTCCGTGAGGTGTTCATCAAGCGATATCGTCGCACTTACGGCGATACTCACAACTTGCACTCGAAGGTTTTTCACTGTTGGCGCATGCAGAAGTGCAATGAACAATTGCCGTTCATATTGAATGCGTTGCTATATCAAATCAGCATCGGAACAGTCGATCCCTTTGACTCCTCTTCGATACGTGGGCTCATAAATTTGTGGAGCCGGCAGCCGTTGCCCATGAGGGGCAAGGGCAGTATTGATAAGTGCTTGTCTGGCTgctttgaataa